Proteins found in one Calypte anna isolate BGI_N300 chromosome 10, bCalAnn1_v1.p, whole genome shotgun sequence genomic segment:
- the CILP gene encoding cartilage intermediate layer protein 1 isoform X2, with product MITTKGLILLFLLLGATSILGQRLLRPALSRIQIEQKTFSPLATLSVESVRSNSRWGDPGFTYIRRTCNISCPMGRVNADCDACMCEDTTLHGKVSLEDGSPAADARVYLQAKKLKLLTMADNRGMFRIPGVCPDGKNTLKIKKAKYATSTVTIPESTRRNLGIQVKLQRSGKPYVFRSPEDKARRVGQSVSLCCEALGSPSPDRYFWYHNGSLLDPSSYKYRNNLILKNLNRDQAGEYFCKASSAGGSAKSRPAKLSVIGRQEAPCDSKPQSHLIRLPHDCFQKATNSLYYDVGKCPAKTCAGKLDKGLRCKDNIAYCCGVAKMETRDISCNGYTLPTKVVTQCGCKKCTETKITVRGRATAADNGEPLRFGHIYMGNKRVSMTGYKGTFSVHVPADTERLVLTFVDRLQKFVNTTKVLPFKENGGAVFHEIKMLRKKPPVTLESTETNVISLGEMEEDEPIAELEIPPDAFYRKNGEAYRGKVKASVTFLDPRNISTAPVTPSDLNFVDEEGDVFPLRTYGMFSVDFTDERGSESLNAEAVKVHLDAAQVKVPEHLQEMKLWSLNPETGLWEEEGDFNVEKSRRRRREERTFLVGNMEIKERRLFNLDVPESRRCYIKVRAYRSERFLQSEQIQGVVISVINTEPEPGFSSNPRAWGRFDSVVTGPNGACVPAFCDEQNPEAYAAYVLASLGGEELEAVASAPKLNPNAIGVPQPYLNKLNYRRTDHEDSNVKKTAFSINMAKPSPNSPEESNGPIYAYENQRECEEAPHSAAHFRFYRIEGDRYDYNTVPFSEDDLMSWTDDYLAWWPKPMEFRACFIKVKINGPREVNIRSRNMGGTHPRTVGKLYGIRDVRSIRDPERSNVSAACLEFKCSGMLFDQDRVDRTLVKVVPQGSCRRESVNSMLHEYLVNHLPMATNNDSSEYTMLAPLDPLGHNYGIYTVTDQDPRTAKEIALGRCFDGTSDGTSRTMKSNVGVGLTFTCSERSAAEQSISQSQRNLGQQSILVPPGQRPAYGRQPASRRPAQSRIPMRGQRPLGY from the exons ATGATCACCACAAAAGGATtaatcctcctcttcctcctcctgggaGCCACGTCCATTTTAG GTCAAAGGCTTCTGAGACCAGCCCTCAGCAGGATCCAGATAGAACAGAAAACCTTCAGCCCCCTGGCAACGCTCAGCGTGGAAA GTGTGAGGAGCAACTCTCGCTGGGGAGACCCGGGCTTCACCTACATCAGACGCA cctgcaACATCTCCTGCCCCATGGGTCGTGTCAATGCTGACTGTGATGCCTGCATGTGTGAGGATACCACCCTGCATGGGAAGGTCTCTCTCGAGGATGGGTCGCCTGCTGCTGATGCCAGAGTCTACCTGCAAGCCAAGAAACTGAAGCTGTTGACAATGGCTGATAACAGGGGCATGTTTAGGATCCCAGGGGTTTGCCCTGATGGCAAAAACAccctgaaaataaagaaagccAAATATGCAACCTCAactgtcaccatccctgagaGCACCAGAAGAAACCTGGGGATCCAAGTGAAGCTGCAACGATCAG gcaAACCTTACGTTTTCAGGAGCCCTGAGGACAAAGCCAGGAGAGTGGGACAGAGTGTGTCACTCTGCTGTGAGGCCCTTGGGAGCCCGAGCCCTGATCGCTACTTCTG GTACCACAATGGTTCACTGCTGGATCCCTCCTCATACAAATATAGAAACAACCTGATTCTGAAGAACCTGAACAGAGACCAGGCTGGAGAGTATTTCTGCAAGGCCAGCAGTGCCGGGGGGTCAGCCAAGTCCCGTCCTGCCAAGCTTAGTGTCATAG GCAGACAAGAGGCACCCTGTGACTCCAAGCCCCAAAGTCACCTCATCCGACTTCCCCACGACTGCTTCCAAAAAGCAACCAACTCCTTGTACTACGACGTGGGCAAATGCCCAGCCAAGACCTGTGCTGGGAAGCTGGATAAGGGACTCCGGTGTAAGGACAACATTGCCTACTGCTGTGGGGTGGCCAAGATGGAAACCAGAGATATCTCCTGCAACGGGTACACGCTCCCCACCAAAGTTGTCACACAATGTGGCTGCAAAAAATGCACAGAGACCAAAATAACAGTTCGAGGCAGAGCTACAGCAGCAGATAATGGTGAACCATTAAGGTTTGGCCACATCTACATGGGGAACAAGAGAGTGAGTATGACTGGCTACAAAGGAACCTTCTCCGTCCACGTCCCAGCCGACACAGAGAGGCTGGTTCTAACTTTTGTAGATCGGCTGCAGAAGTTTGTGAACACAACAAAAGTTCTGCCCTTCAAGGAAAACGGAGGGGCTGTGTTCCACGAGATCAAGATGCTGAGAAAGAAACCTCCTGTTACACTGGAATCCACCGAAACCAATGTGATCTCCTTGGGAGAAATGGAAGAGGATGAGCCCATCGCCGAACTGGAAATCCCTCCCGATGCATTTTATAGGAAAAATGGAGAAGCCTACAGAGGCAAAGTGAAAGCCAGTGTGACATTTCTGGACCCAAGAAACATCTCGACAGCTCCTGTGACACCAAGCGACCTGAACTTTGTAGATGAGGAAGGAGATGTATTCCCACTCCGTACGTACGGGATGTTTTCTGTGGACTTCACCGACGAAAGGGGCTCTGAGTCTCTCAATGCAGAGGCAGTGAAAGTTCACTTGGATGCTGCTCAGGTGAAAGTGCCAGAGCACCTACAAGAAATGAAGCTTTGGTCACTGAACCCGGAGACAGGATtgtgggaggaagaaggggactTCAACGTTGAGAAAAGCAGACGGCgcagaagggaggagagaacttttctggttgggaaCATGGAGATCAAAGAAAGGAGGCTTTTCAACCTGGACGTCCCAGAGAGCAGACGGTGCTACATCAAAGTCCGGGCGTACAGAAGTGAGAGGTTTCTGCAAAGTGAGCAGATCCAAGGGGTTGTGATCTCCGTTATAAACACGGAGCCAGAACCAGGGTTCTCCTCCAACCCCAGAGCCTGGGGCCGTTTCGACAGCGTCGTCACCGGTCCCAACGGCGCCTGCGTGCCGGCCTTCTGCGACGAGCAAAACCCCGAGGCCTACGCAGCTTATGTCTTGGCCAGCTTGGGGGGAGAAGAGCTTGAAGCTGTGGCTTCTGCTCCCAAACTCAACCCGAACGCCATTGGTGTCCCGCAGCCGTACCTCAACAAGCTCAACTACAGGAGAACAGACCACGAGGACTCCAACGTTAAGAAAACAGCCTTCAGCATTAACATGGCCAAGCCAAGCCCTAATTCCCCGGAGGAGAGCAACGGCCCCATTTATGCCTATGAAAACCAAAGGGAATGTGAGGAAGCTCCGCACAGCGCCGCTCACTTCAGGTTTTACAGGATAGAGGGAGACCGGTACGACTACAACACCGTTCCCTTCAGTGAAGATGACCTCATGAGCTGGACTGACGACTACCTGGCGTGGTGGCCCAAGCCTATGGAATTTAGGGCTTGCTTcatcaaagtaaaaataaacgGACCCCGAGAGGTGAACATAAGGTCCCGGAACATGGGCGGGACTCACCCGCGCACCGTGGGAAAGCTCTACGGCATCCGGGACGTCCGCAGCATCCGGGACCCCGAGAGGTCGAACGTGTCGGCGGCCTGCCTGGAGTTCAAGTGCAGCGGGATGCTCTTCGACCAAGACCGCGTGGACCGCACGCTGGTGAAAGTGGTTCCCCAAGGCAGCTGCCGCCGGGAGAGCGTTAACAGCATGCTCCACGAGTACCTGGTGAACCACCTCCCCATGGCTACCAACAACGACTCCAGTGAGTACACAATGCTGGCTCCTCTAGACCCCCTGGGACACAACTACGGCATCTACACCGTCACCGATCAAGACCCGAGGACCGCCAAGGAAATCGCCCTGGGCAGATGTTTCGATGGCACCTCCGACGGCACCTCCAGAACCATGAAGAGCAACGTTGGCGTTGGGTTGACTTTCACCTGTTCGGAGAGGAGCGCGGCGGAGCAAAGCATCTCCCAGTCTCAGAGGAACTTGGGCCAGCAATCCATCCTGGTTCCGCCAGGGCAGAGACCGGCGTACGGGAGGCAGCCGGCGAGCCGCCGACCCGCCCAAAGCAGGATCCCCATGAGAGGTCAACGGCCTCTTGGATACTAG
- the LOC103539648 gene encoding gonadotropin-releasing hormone II receptor-like has translation MGDKQLPTHPTPRDGDTNTSPSSCPPHWLEPRFTPAAKARVAVTAAIFLVSVGSNAAVLGSLLRKRRKSTPVRPLLLSLALADLLVTLVVMPLDAAWNVTVQWYGGDVSCKLLNFLKLFAMYAAAMVLVVISLDRHSAVLRPFSRPHRPNGTLLRAAWAGSLLLASPQLFLFHLHTIPGRNFTQCVTHGSFRAHWEETIYNMFTFTTLYITPLSVMIVCYIRIIWEISKQLKINKGLIRNQKDYISKARMKTLKMTIVIVATFIICWTPYYLLGLWYWFQPTMIQKMPEYVNHTFFLFGLLHTCTDPIIYGLYTPSFREDVQLCLRGIGTAITRPRRQKPISLSEKNIKDGAVNGGAASGGSNGTTANTAC, from the exons ATGGGTGACAAGCagctccccacccaccccacccccagggatggggacaccaaCACCTCCCCCTCCAGCTGCCCTCCGCACTGGCTGGAGCCCCGCTTCACGCCGGCGGCCAAGGCCCGCGTGGCGGTCACGGCCGCCATCTTCTTGGTGTCGGTGGGCAGCAACGCAGCGGTGCTGGGCAGtttgctgaggaagaggagaaaatccacccctgtCAGacccctgctcctcagcctggCGCTGGctgacctgctggtgacgctggTGGTGATGCCCTTGGATGCGGCCTGGAACGTGACGGTGCAGTGGTACGGAGGGGACGTCTCCTGCAAGCTCCTCAACTTCCTCAAGCTCTTCGCCATGTACGCGGCCGCCATGGTGCTGGTGGTCATCAGCCTGGACCGCCACTCCGCCGTCCTCAGGCCCTTCTCCCGCCCTCACCGGCCCAACGGGACGCTGCTCCGCGCCGCCTGGGCGGGCAGCCTCCTCCTGGCTTCACCCCAG cttttcctcttccacCTGCACACAATCCCAGGAAGGAACTTCACTCAGTGTGTCACCCATGGGAGCTTCCGAGCACACTGGGAGGAAACCATCTACAACATGTTCACCTTCACCACCCTCTACATCACCCCCTTGAGCGTCATGATCGTTTGCTACATCCGCATCATTTGGGAGATCAGCAAGCAGCTGAAGATCAACAAAG GTTTGATAAGAAATCAAAAAGACTACATCTCCAAGGCCCGCATGAAGACCCTCAAGATGACCATAGTGATCGTTGCAACCTTCATCATCTGCTGGACCCCATACTACCTCCTGGGCTTGTGGTACTGGTTCCAGCCAACCATGATCCAGAAGATGCCAGAGTATGTCAACCacactttctttctctttggcCTGCTGCACACATGCACTGACCCCATCATCTATGGACTTTACACCCCCTCCTTCCGAGAGGATGTGCAGTTGTGTCTCAGGGGCATTGGAACAGCCATCACCAGGCCCAGGAGACAAAAACCCATCTCACTCTCAGAGAAGAACATCAAGGATGGGGCTGTAAATGGTGGGGCGGCATCAGGGGGCTCCAATGGGACAACTGCCAACACAGCCTGCTGA
- the CILP gene encoding cartilage intermediate layer protein 1 isoform X1: protein MITTKGLILLFLLLGATSILGQRLLRPALSRIQIEQKTFSPLATLSVESVRSNSRWGDPGFTYIRRSPLVQDSKRYLSPWSKWSECSGKCGQTGVQKRTRSCLAERLWGVHCNEATEEGRLCIGHVCSACNISCPMGRVNADCDACMCEDTTLHGKVSLEDGSPAADARVYLQAKKLKLLTMADNRGMFRIPGVCPDGKNTLKIKKAKYATSTVTIPESTRRNLGIQVKLQRSGKPYVFRSPEDKARRVGQSVSLCCEALGSPSPDRYFWYHNGSLLDPSSYKYRNNLILKNLNRDQAGEYFCKASSAGGSAKSRPAKLSVIGRQEAPCDSKPQSHLIRLPHDCFQKATNSLYYDVGKCPAKTCAGKLDKGLRCKDNIAYCCGVAKMETRDISCNGYTLPTKVVTQCGCKKCTETKITVRGRATAADNGEPLRFGHIYMGNKRVSMTGYKGTFSVHVPADTERLVLTFVDRLQKFVNTTKVLPFKENGGAVFHEIKMLRKKPPVTLESTETNVISLGEMEEDEPIAELEIPPDAFYRKNGEAYRGKVKASVTFLDPRNISTAPVTPSDLNFVDEEGDVFPLRTYGMFSVDFTDERGSESLNAEAVKVHLDAAQVKVPEHLQEMKLWSLNPETGLWEEEGDFNVEKSRRRRREERTFLVGNMEIKERRLFNLDVPESRRCYIKVRAYRSERFLQSEQIQGVVISVINTEPEPGFSSNPRAWGRFDSVVTGPNGACVPAFCDEQNPEAYAAYVLASLGGEELEAVASAPKLNPNAIGVPQPYLNKLNYRRTDHEDSNVKKTAFSINMAKPSPNSPEESNGPIYAYENQRECEEAPHSAAHFRFYRIEGDRYDYNTVPFSEDDLMSWTDDYLAWWPKPMEFRACFIKVKINGPREVNIRSRNMGGTHPRTVGKLYGIRDVRSIRDPERSNVSAACLEFKCSGMLFDQDRVDRTLVKVVPQGSCRRESVNSMLHEYLVNHLPMATNNDSSEYTMLAPLDPLGHNYGIYTVTDQDPRTAKEIALGRCFDGTSDGTSRTMKSNVGVGLTFTCSERSAAEQSISQSQRNLGQQSILVPPGQRPAYGRQPASRRPAQSRIPMRGQRPLGY, encoded by the exons ATGATCACCACAAAAGGATtaatcctcctcttcctcctcctgggaGCCACGTCCATTTTAG GTCAAAGGCTTCTGAGACCAGCCCTCAGCAGGATCCAGATAGAACAGAAAACCTTCAGCCCCCTGGCAACGCTCAGCGTGGAAA GTGTGAGGAGCAACTCTCGCTGGGGAGACCCGGGCTTCACCTACATCAGACGCA GTCCACTGGTGCAAGATTCAAAAAGGTATTTGTCTCCATGGTCGAAATGGAGCGAGTGCTCAGGAAAGTGTGGCCAAACCGGTGTGCAGAAGCGTACCAGATCCTGCCTAGCTGAGCGCCTCTGGGGCGTGCACTGTAATGAAGCAACTGAGGAAGGGCGGCTCTGCATTGGACATGTTTGCTCAG cctgcaACATCTCCTGCCCCATGGGTCGTGTCAATGCTGACTGTGATGCCTGCATGTGTGAGGATACCACCCTGCATGGGAAGGTCTCTCTCGAGGATGGGTCGCCTGCTGCTGATGCCAGAGTCTACCTGCAAGCCAAGAAACTGAAGCTGTTGACAATGGCTGATAACAGGGGCATGTTTAGGATCCCAGGGGTTTGCCCTGATGGCAAAAACAccctgaaaataaagaaagccAAATATGCAACCTCAactgtcaccatccctgagaGCACCAGAAGAAACCTGGGGATCCAAGTGAAGCTGCAACGATCAG gcaAACCTTACGTTTTCAGGAGCCCTGAGGACAAAGCCAGGAGAGTGGGACAGAGTGTGTCACTCTGCTGTGAGGCCCTTGGGAGCCCGAGCCCTGATCGCTACTTCTG GTACCACAATGGTTCACTGCTGGATCCCTCCTCATACAAATATAGAAACAACCTGATTCTGAAGAACCTGAACAGAGACCAGGCTGGAGAGTATTTCTGCAAGGCCAGCAGTGCCGGGGGGTCAGCCAAGTCCCGTCCTGCCAAGCTTAGTGTCATAG GCAGACAAGAGGCACCCTGTGACTCCAAGCCCCAAAGTCACCTCATCCGACTTCCCCACGACTGCTTCCAAAAAGCAACCAACTCCTTGTACTACGACGTGGGCAAATGCCCAGCCAAGACCTGTGCTGGGAAGCTGGATAAGGGACTCCGGTGTAAGGACAACATTGCCTACTGCTGTGGGGTGGCCAAGATGGAAACCAGAGATATCTCCTGCAACGGGTACACGCTCCCCACCAAAGTTGTCACACAATGTGGCTGCAAAAAATGCACAGAGACCAAAATAACAGTTCGAGGCAGAGCTACAGCAGCAGATAATGGTGAACCATTAAGGTTTGGCCACATCTACATGGGGAACAAGAGAGTGAGTATGACTGGCTACAAAGGAACCTTCTCCGTCCACGTCCCAGCCGACACAGAGAGGCTGGTTCTAACTTTTGTAGATCGGCTGCAGAAGTTTGTGAACACAACAAAAGTTCTGCCCTTCAAGGAAAACGGAGGGGCTGTGTTCCACGAGATCAAGATGCTGAGAAAGAAACCTCCTGTTACACTGGAATCCACCGAAACCAATGTGATCTCCTTGGGAGAAATGGAAGAGGATGAGCCCATCGCCGAACTGGAAATCCCTCCCGATGCATTTTATAGGAAAAATGGAGAAGCCTACAGAGGCAAAGTGAAAGCCAGTGTGACATTTCTGGACCCAAGAAACATCTCGACAGCTCCTGTGACACCAAGCGACCTGAACTTTGTAGATGAGGAAGGAGATGTATTCCCACTCCGTACGTACGGGATGTTTTCTGTGGACTTCACCGACGAAAGGGGCTCTGAGTCTCTCAATGCAGAGGCAGTGAAAGTTCACTTGGATGCTGCTCAGGTGAAAGTGCCAGAGCACCTACAAGAAATGAAGCTTTGGTCACTGAACCCGGAGACAGGATtgtgggaggaagaaggggactTCAACGTTGAGAAAAGCAGACGGCgcagaagggaggagagaacttttctggttgggaaCATGGAGATCAAAGAAAGGAGGCTTTTCAACCTGGACGTCCCAGAGAGCAGACGGTGCTACATCAAAGTCCGGGCGTACAGAAGTGAGAGGTTTCTGCAAAGTGAGCAGATCCAAGGGGTTGTGATCTCCGTTATAAACACGGAGCCAGAACCAGGGTTCTCCTCCAACCCCAGAGCCTGGGGCCGTTTCGACAGCGTCGTCACCGGTCCCAACGGCGCCTGCGTGCCGGCCTTCTGCGACGAGCAAAACCCCGAGGCCTACGCAGCTTATGTCTTGGCCAGCTTGGGGGGAGAAGAGCTTGAAGCTGTGGCTTCTGCTCCCAAACTCAACCCGAACGCCATTGGTGTCCCGCAGCCGTACCTCAACAAGCTCAACTACAGGAGAACAGACCACGAGGACTCCAACGTTAAGAAAACAGCCTTCAGCATTAACATGGCCAAGCCAAGCCCTAATTCCCCGGAGGAGAGCAACGGCCCCATTTATGCCTATGAAAACCAAAGGGAATGTGAGGAAGCTCCGCACAGCGCCGCTCACTTCAGGTTTTACAGGATAGAGGGAGACCGGTACGACTACAACACCGTTCCCTTCAGTGAAGATGACCTCATGAGCTGGACTGACGACTACCTGGCGTGGTGGCCCAAGCCTATGGAATTTAGGGCTTGCTTcatcaaagtaaaaataaacgGACCCCGAGAGGTGAACATAAGGTCCCGGAACATGGGCGGGACTCACCCGCGCACCGTGGGAAAGCTCTACGGCATCCGGGACGTCCGCAGCATCCGGGACCCCGAGAGGTCGAACGTGTCGGCGGCCTGCCTGGAGTTCAAGTGCAGCGGGATGCTCTTCGACCAAGACCGCGTGGACCGCACGCTGGTGAAAGTGGTTCCCCAAGGCAGCTGCCGCCGGGAGAGCGTTAACAGCATGCTCCACGAGTACCTGGTGAACCACCTCCCCATGGCTACCAACAACGACTCCAGTGAGTACACAATGCTGGCTCCTCTAGACCCCCTGGGACACAACTACGGCATCTACACCGTCACCGATCAAGACCCGAGGACCGCCAAGGAAATCGCCCTGGGCAGATGTTTCGATGGCACCTCCGACGGCACCTCCAGAACCATGAAGAGCAACGTTGGCGTTGGGTTGACTTTCACCTGTTCGGAGAGGAGCGCGGCGGAGCAAAGCATCTCCCAGTCTCAGAGGAACTTGGGCCAGCAATCCATCCTGGTTCCGCCAGGGCAGAGACCGGCGTACGGGAGGCAGCCGGCGAGCCGCCGACCCGCCCAAAGCAGGATCCCCATGAGAGGTCAACGGCCTCTTGGATACTAG
- the CILP gene encoding cartilage intermediate layer protein 1 isoform X3 encodes MITTKGLILLFLLLGATSILGQRLLRPALSRIQIEQKTFSPLATLSVESVRSNSRWGDPGFTYIRRSPLVQDSKRYLSPWSKWSECSGKCGQTGVQKRTRSCLAERLWGVHCNEATEEGRLCIGHVCSACNISCPMGRVNADCDACMCEDTTLHGKVSLEDGSPAADARVYLQAKKLKLLTMADNRGMFRIPGVCPDGKNTLKIKKAKYATSTVTIPESTRRNLGIQVKLQRSGKPYVFRSPEDKARRVGQSVSLCCEALGSPSPDRYFWYHNGSLLDPSSYKYRNNLILKNLNRDQAGEYFCKASSAGGSAKSRPAKLSVIGRQEAPCDSKPQSHLIRLPHDCFQKATNSLYYDVGKCPAKTCAGKLDKGLRCKDNIAYCCGVAKMETRDISCNGYTLPTKVVTQCGCKKCTETKITVRGRATAADNGEPLRFGHIYMGNKRVSMTGYKGTFSVHVPADTERLVLTFVDRLQKFVNTTKVLPFKENGGAVFHEIKMLRKKPPVTLESTETNVISLGEMEEDEPIAELEIPPDAFYRKNGEAYRGKVKASVTFLDPRNISTAPVTPSDLNFVDEEGDVFPLRTYGMFSVDFTDERGSESLNAEAVKVHLDAAQVKVPEHLQEMKLWSLNPETGLWEEEGDFNVEKSRRRRREERTFLVGNMEIKERRLFNLDVPESRRCYIKVRAYRSERFLQSEQIQGVVISVINTEPEPGFSSNPRAWGRFDSVVTGPNGACVPAFCDEQNPEAYAAYVLASLGGEELEAVASAPKLNPNAIGVPQPYLNKLNYRRTDHEDSNVKKTAFSINMAKPSPNSPEESNGPIYAYENQRECEEAPHSAAHFRFYRIEGDRYDYNTVPFSEDDLMSWTDDYLAWWPKPMEFRACFIKVKINGPREVERVGGLPGVQVQRDALRPRPRGPHAGESGSPRQLPPGER; translated from the exons ATGATCACCACAAAAGGATtaatcctcctcttcctcctcctgggaGCCACGTCCATTTTAG GTCAAAGGCTTCTGAGACCAGCCCTCAGCAGGATCCAGATAGAACAGAAAACCTTCAGCCCCCTGGCAACGCTCAGCGTGGAAA GTGTGAGGAGCAACTCTCGCTGGGGAGACCCGGGCTTCACCTACATCAGACGCA GTCCACTGGTGCAAGATTCAAAAAGGTATTTGTCTCCATGGTCGAAATGGAGCGAGTGCTCAGGAAAGTGTGGCCAAACCGGTGTGCAGAAGCGTACCAGATCCTGCCTAGCTGAGCGCCTCTGGGGCGTGCACTGTAATGAAGCAACTGAGGAAGGGCGGCTCTGCATTGGACATGTTTGCTCAG cctgcaACATCTCCTGCCCCATGGGTCGTGTCAATGCTGACTGTGATGCCTGCATGTGTGAGGATACCACCCTGCATGGGAAGGTCTCTCTCGAGGATGGGTCGCCTGCTGCTGATGCCAGAGTCTACCTGCAAGCCAAGAAACTGAAGCTGTTGACAATGGCTGATAACAGGGGCATGTTTAGGATCCCAGGGGTTTGCCCTGATGGCAAAAACAccctgaaaataaagaaagccAAATATGCAACCTCAactgtcaccatccctgagaGCACCAGAAGAAACCTGGGGATCCAAGTGAAGCTGCAACGATCAG gcaAACCTTACGTTTTCAGGAGCCCTGAGGACAAAGCCAGGAGAGTGGGACAGAGTGTGTCACTCTGCTGTGAGGCCCTTGGGAGCCCGAGCCCTGATCGCTACTTCTG GTACCACAATGGTTCACTGCTGGATCCCTCCTCATACAAATATAGAAACAACCTGATTCTGAAGAACCTGAACAGAGACCAGGCTGGAGAGTATTTCTGCAAGGCCAGCAGTGCCGGGGGGTCAGCCAAGTCCCGTCCTGCCAAGCTTAGTGTCATAG GCAGACAAGAGGCACCCTGTGACTCCAAGCCCCAAAGTCACCTCATCCGACTTCCCCACGACTGCTTCCAAAAAGCAACCAACTCCTTGTACTACGACGTGGGCAAATGCCCAGCCAAGACCTGTGCTGGGAAGCTGGATAAGGGACTCCGGTGTAAGGACAACATTGCCTACTGCTGTGGGGTGGCCAAGATGGAAACCAGAGATATCTCCTGCAACGGGTACACGCTCCCCACCAAAGTTGTCACACAATGTGGCTGCAAAAAATGCACAGAGACCAAAATAACAGTTCGAGGCAGAGCTACAGCAGCAGATAATGGTGAACCATTAAGGTTTGGCCACATCTACATGGGGAACAAGAGAGTGAGTATGACTGGCTACAAAGGAACCTTCTCCGTCCACGTCCCAGCCGACACAGAGAGGCTGGTTCTAACTTTTGTAGATCGGCTGCAGAAGTTTGTGAACACAACAAAAGTTCTGCCCTTCAAGGAAAACGGAGGGGCTGTGTTCCACGAGATCAAGATGCTGAGAAAGAAACCTCCTGTTACACTGGAATCCACCGAAACCAATGTGATCTCCTTGGGAGAAATGGAAGAGGATGAGCCCATCGCCGAACTGGAAATCCCTCCCGATGCATTTTATAGGAAAAATGGAGAAGCCTACAGAGGCAAAGTGAAAGCCAGTGTGACATTTCTGGACCCAAGAAACATCTCGACAGCTCCTGTGACACCAAGCGACCTGAACTTTGTAGATGAGGAAGGAGATGTATTCCCACTCCGTACGTACGGGATGTTTTCTGTGGACTTCACCGACGAAAGGGGCTCTGAGTCTCTCAATGCAGAGGCAGTGAAAGTTCACTTGGATGCTGCTCAGGTGAAAGTGCCAGAGCACCTACAAGAAATGAAGCTTTGGTCACTGAACCCGGAGACAGGATtgtgggaggaagaaggggactTCAACGTTGAGAAAAGCAGACGGCgcagaagggaggagagaacttttctggttgggaaCATGGAGATCAAAGAAAGGAGGCTTTTCAACCTGGACGTCCCAGAGAGCAGACGGTGCTACATCAAAGTCCGGGCGTACAGAAGTGAGAGGTTTCTGCAAAGTGAGCAGATCCAAGGGGTTGTGATCTCCGTTATAAACACGGAGCCAGAACCAGGGTTCTCCTCCAACCCCAGAGCCTGGGGCCGTTTCGACAGCGTCGTCACCGGTCCCAACGGCGCCTGCGTGCCGGCCTTCTGCGACGAGCAAAACCCCGAGGCCTACGCAGCTTATGTCTTGGCCAGCTTGGGGGGAGAAGAGCTTGAAGCTGTGGCTTCTGCTCCCAAACTCAACCCGAACGCCATTGGTGTCCCGCAGCCGTACCTCAACAAGCTCAACTACAGGAGAACAGACCACGAGGACTCCAACGTTAAGAAAACAGCCTTCAGCATTAACATGGCCAAGCCAAGCCCTAATTCCCCGGAGGAGAGCAACGGCCCCATTTATGCCTATGAAAACCAAAGGGAATGTGAGGAAGCTCCGCACAGCGCCGCTCACTTCAGGTTTTACAGGATAGAGGGAGACCGGTACGACTACAACACCGTTCCCTTCAGTGAAGATGACCTCATGAGCTGGACTGACGACTACCTGGCGTGGTGGCCCAAGCCTATGGAATTTAGGGCTTGCTTcatcaaagtaaaaataaacgGACCCCGAGAG GTCGAACGTGTCGGCGGCCTGCCTGGAGTTCAAGTGCAGCGGGATGCTCTTCGACCAAGACCGCGTGGACCGCACGCTGGTGAAAGTGGTTCCCCAAGGCAGCTGCCGCCGGGAGAGCGTTAA